Proteins co-encoded in one Candidatus Paceibacterota bacterium genomic window:
- the purH gene encoding bifunctional phosphoribosylaminoimidazolecarboxamide formyltransferase/IMP cyclohydrolase has protein sequence MEQTQRALLSVSDKTGIVPLARTLAEAGIELISTGGTANALRDAGLNVTDLSAYTGFPEMLGGRVKTLHPKVHGGLLFIRGNEQHEAAVRAHDIQPIDLVVVNLYPFEQTVARPDVTLPEAIENIDIGGPSMLRSAAKNHESVTVVVDPADYELVAEQIKATGHTTLDLRRKLAAKVFARTAAYDAAIATHLERSFGSDSTATGVPWSLRLQAPLAQPLRYGENPHQKAALYGSFQEYFRQLHGKELSYNNILDLTAAAALISEFSSAPPTLAILKHTNPCGLGQGANLHEAWDKALATDRQAPFGGIIAVNRALDAACAEAIAEIFSEVIVAPDFTAEALGVLQKKKNLRLLRMLKSLATAQPWDVRSVGAGSFLWQERDLKVTTAESLKVVTRRQPTKLELQAMLFGWRVVKHVKSNAIVYVANDRTLGIGAGQMSRVDASRLAVWKAGEAGLSLRGSVVCSDAFFPFPDGLIAAAEAGATAVIQPGGSVRDAEVIAAANERNLAMAFTGIRHFRH, from the coding sequence ATGGAGCAAACGCAACGCGCACTTCTTTCGGTCTCGGACAAAACCGGAATCGTCCCCCTGGCCCGGACGCTGGCAGAGGCGGGAATAGAGTTGATTTCCACCGGCGGCACCGCCAATGCATTGCGCGATGCGGGATTAAACGTCACGGACCTCAGCGCCTACACCGGCTTCCCCGAAATGCTGGGCGGTCGCGTCAAGACCCTCCACCCCAAGGTCCATGGCGGGCTGCTCTTCATCCGCGGCAACGAACAGCACGAGGCTGCGGTCCGGGCGCACGACATTCAACCGATAGACTTGGTAGTGGTGAATCTGTATCCGTTCGAACAGACCGTCGCCCGACCGGATGTCACCCTGCCGGAGGCCATCGAGAACATTGACATCGGAGGGCCGTCGATGCTGCGCAGTGCGGCCAAGAACCATGAGAGCGTGACCGTGGTGGTGGACCCTGCCGACTACGAACTGGTGGCCGAACAGATCAAGGCCACTGGCCACACCACCCTCGATCTGCGGCGCAAGCTGGCAGCGAAAGTCTTCGCTCGCACCGCAGCCTACGACGCGGCCATTGCGACGCATCTTGAAAGGTCCTTCGGATCCGACTCAACTGCGACTGGTGTGCCGTGGTCCTTGCGGTTGCAGGCGCCCTTGGCGCAGCCACTGCGTTACGGCGAAAATCCTCATCAGAAGGCAGCCCTTTACGGCAGTTTTCAGGAGTACTTTCGCCAACTTCACGGCAAGGAACTCTCCTATAACAATATCCTGGATTTGACCGCGGCGGCGGCTTTGATCTCAGAATTCTCCTCCGCCCCGCCCACGCTGGCGATTCTCAAGCACACCAACCCGTGCGGTTTGGGGCAGGGGGCCAACCTGCACGAGGCCTGGGACAAGGCGTTGGCGACGGATCGCCAGGCCCCCTTCGGTGGCATAATTGCCGTGAACCGCGCACTCGACGCGGCCTGCGCGGAAGCAATCGCCGAGATCTTCAGCGAAGTCATCGTGGCGCCCGATTTCACCGCCGAAGCGCTGGGCGTGCTGCAGAAGAAGAAGAACTTGCGCCTCCTCAGGATGTTGAAATCTCTCGCCACAGCGCAACCGTGGGATGTGCGCAGCGTCGGCGCAGGTTCGTTCCTGTGGCAGGAGCGTGATTTGAAAGTCACTACCGCGGAGAGTCTGAAGGTCGTAACCCGCCGCCAGCCCACCAAACTGGAATTACAGGCAATGTTGTTCGGTTGGCGTGTGGTAAAGCATGTGAAGTCCAACGCTATTGTGTATGTTGCGAACGACCGGACCCTGGGCATCGGCGCCGGTCAGATGAGCCGGGTGGACGCCAGTCGCCTTGCTGTATGGAAGGCTGGCGAAGCGGGCCTTTCGCTCAGGGGCAGCGTGGTTTGCAGCGATGCGTTCTTCCCCTTTCCAGATGGCCTGATTGCGGCGGCGGAGGCGGGTGCGACAGCCGTAATTCAACCGGGCGGCTCAGTGCGCGACGCCGAAGTGATTGCCGCCGCGAATGAGCGCAACCTGGCGATGGCGTTCACCGGCATAAGGCACTTCCGGCATTAA
- a CDS encoding FHA domain-containing protein, with protein sequence MVQLKVLSGKKAGTAWVARRFPVSIGRSAAADLQLEEPGVWDQHLQLSFDPAEGITLSAQPNALAAVNGQPVRHAVLRNGDTIDIGSLKFQFWLGEARQVGLRFREALTWIAIVVISLGQVGLIYWLLH encoded by the coding sequence ATGGTTCAGCTTAAAGTCCTGAGCGGAAAAAAGGCGGGCACCGCATGGGTGGCCCGCCGTTTTCCTGTAAGCATCGGGCGCTCCGCTGCCGCGGACCTGCAACTGGAAGAACCTGGGGTGTGGGATCAGCATCTGCAACTCAGCTTCGATCCCGCGGAGGGCATTACGCTTAGCGCTCAGCCCAACGCGCTGGCCGCCGTCAACGGTCAACCGGTCCGACACGCTGTCTTGCGCAATGGCGACACCATTGATATCGGCTCCCTGAAGTTCCAGTTCTGGCTCGGCGAAGCTCGCCAGGTAGGACTGCGCTTCCGTGAAGCGCTTACTTGGATTGCCATCGTGGTCATCTCCCTCGGCCAGGTCGGGCTGATATACTGGCTACTCCACTGA
- a CDS encoding SLBB domain-containing protein, whose amino-acid sequence MSIRIVGQHVGHWGALCALILAGLALSGCRTGSQQQFAELPGDLAGAPPASPEVAPAVALEPTTAATPVASPPVAGPELEVFRAGDSLTIVYADLPVITPGFEGRIKEDGTITLLLNQSFNAAGKTAGGLEQEIRARYVPKYYKNMTVTVTPRESTRWYYVDGEVRAPNRQIYNSRITVLQAIASSGGFTDFAKKSKVRLTRVDGRTMTIDCTKALENPKLDLEVYPGDKIHVPRRLW is encoded by the coding sequence ATGAGTATCAGGATTGTTGGTCAGCACGTGGGACATTGGGGCGCACTTTGTGCGTTGATTCTGGCGGGCTTGGCACTGTCCGGTTGCCGGACGGGGTCGCAGCAGCAATTTGCCGAGTTGCCGGGGGACTTGGCCGGCGCACCGCCCGCCAGCCCGGAGGTTGCCCCCGCCGTCGCCCTGGAGCCAACTACGGCGGCGACTCCTGTTGCCAGTCCTCCAGTGGCCGGTCCTGAGCTGGAGGTGTTTCGCGCAGGCGACTCGTTAACAATTGTGTATGCGGACTTGCCTGTCATCACTCCGGGATTCGAAGGCAGGATCAAAGAGGACGGGACCATTACCCTGCTGTTGAACCAGTCGTTTAACGCTGCTGGCAAAACTGCAGGGGGGCTGGAGCAAGAAATTCGGGCGCGCTACGTGCCAAAGTACTACAAGAACATGACAGTTACGGTGACTCCCCGTGAAAGCACCCGCTGGTATTACGTTGATGGTGAAGTGCGCGCTCCCAACCGGCAGATTTACAATAGCCGGATCACAGTCCTGCAAGCGATTGCCTCGTCAGGCGGATTCACCGACTTTGCCAAGAAGTCCAAGGTGCGACTCACCCGTGTGGACGGCCGGACCATGACAATTGACTGCACGAAGGCTTTAGAGAATCCAAAGTTGGACTTGGAGGTTTACCCGGGTGACAAGATCCATGTCCCGCGCCGGCTTTGGTAA
- a CDS encoding polysaccharide biosynthesis tyrosine autokinase — protein MDPLKVAPPQETKLHFLDYWRIIRIRKTVILAVFLLVVITATLVTFILPESFSSSARIKIERDQSDIAELGGRGNMIGYDPYFIQTEFELIQSEVILGKVIEDLDLNREWGKKYASGDRLKTSETITLLKGRIDLRPVRNTSLIEIRVFSEKADEAAKIANAVAEAYKEHRQEQRTRLSKGGIKALEDRFAEQEAKVKKAQEKVETLRKELNISDAMASGDGPSPLMTADTLRKLESLRIESKAAYVQQATLLDRLKNLGKELGPEGLAQAITTASPDELLSSLLEQLSVAEQRLVMLEKEYGPEHAEVTKCKAMASDLHNKIKSRVNGIMLGLDTRVLSLSNSLDNLTQEVNKATTNDVAQATLTRPYFEAKSALEELKRFRQILDAKIAYEKIDVDLPKTMMVEIVDKAVPGLRPVRPNKPLNIALGIIIGLVVGVGLAFFIEYLDTSVKTIDDVERSLQCPVLGVIPQNVGLIMDEGTESPHAEAYRVLRTNLLFSRKDDKLNTIAIVSAGAGEGKSTTVFNLASVFAQSGQRTVIVDSDLRRPTLHKMLRVTNNIGLTNYLLRQNTLEEVIQTTSQPTLDFLASGKLPSSSLGILSSAQMKDLISELKQRYDFVFFDSPPIMGVSDASILASEVDMTMQVIQYRRYPQPMNIRAKQLIEKVGGNLVGIVLNNINMSQDESYYYYSGYYHDYYYRSEDSGQAARADAGTEDKAKLDIKQKY, from the coding sequence ATGGATCCATTGAAAGTCGCCCCGCCGCAGGAAACCAAGCTTCATTTCCTGGATTACTGGCGCATTATTCGCATTCGCAAGACGGTGATCTTGGCGGTCTTCTTGCTGGTTGTGATTACGGCCACGCTGGTAACCTTCATTCTGCCGGAGTCCTTCTCCAGCAGCGCCCGGATTAAGATTGAGCGCGACCAGTCGGACATAGCTGAGTTGGGCGGTCGCGGGAACATGATTGGGTATGATCCCTACTTCATCCAGACCGAATTCGAATTGATCCAATCCGAGGTGATTCTGGGTAAGGTGATTGAAGACCTCGATCTGAACAGGGAATGGGGTAAGAAGTATGCCAGCGGTGATCGTCTCAAGACTTCGGAAACGATCACGCTGCTTAAAGGGAGGATTGATCTTCGTCCCGTGCGCAACACCAGCCTCATTGAAATCCGCGTCTTCAGTGAGAAGGCCGATGAGGCTGCAAAGATCGCCAATGCTGTGGCCGAGGCCTATAAGGAGCACCGGCAGGAGCAACGTACTCGCTTGAGCAAGGGGGGCATCAAAGCGCTGGAAGATCGATTTGCGGAGCAGGAAGCCAAGGTCAAGAAAGCGCAGGAGAAGGTGGAAACGCTGCGCAAGGAGTTAAACATCTCGGATGCGATGGCAAGCGGAGATGGCCCGTCGCCGTTGATGACGGCAGATACGCTGCGCAAGCTCGAAAGTCTGCGCATTGAAAGCAAGGCGGCATATGTTCAGCAGGCCACCTTGTTGGATCGCCTCAAGAACCTGGGGAAGGAACTTGGGCCCGAAGGCCTGGCTCAGGCCATCACTACCGCATCCCCGGATGAGTTGCTGAGTTCTCTGCTCGAACAGTTGAGCGTGGCGGAGCAAAGGTTGGTCATGCTGGAGAAGGAATACGGCCCGGAACATGCGGAGGTCACGAAGTGCAAGGCCATGGCGAGTGATTTGCACAACAAGATCAAGAGCCGGGTCAACGGCATCATGCTCGGTCTGGACACCCGAGTGCTGTCGCTGAGCAACAGTCTCGACAATCTGACACAGGAAGTTAACAAGGCCACAACTAACGACGTCGCCCAGGCCACCCTCACCCGGCCTTATTTCGAGGCAAAGAGCGCATTGGAGGAACTCAAGCGTTTCCGCCAGATTCTGGACGCGAAGATAGCCTACGAAAAGATTGATGTTGACCTGCCCAAGACCATGATGGTGGAGATCGTGGATAAAGCGGTTCCCGGCCTTCGTCCGGTGCGGCCCAACAAACCTCTCAATATCGCTTTGGGCATCATCATCGGCCTGGTGGTGGGAGTTGGCTTGGCGTTCTTCATCGAATACCTGGACACCAGCGTGAAGACTATTGATGATGTGGAGCGCTCGCTGCAGTGCCCCGTCCTGGGGGTCATTCCGCAAAATGTGGGCTTGATAATGGACGAGGGGACGGAAAGCCCGCACGCGGAGGCCTATCGGGTATTGCGCACGAATCTGTTGTTCTCGCGCAAGGACGACAAGCTCAACACCATCGCCATCGTCAGTGCCGGGGCTGGGGAAGGCAAGTCCACCACGGTCTTTAATCTCGCCTCGGTCTTCGCCCAGAGCGGGCAACGGACCGTGATAGTGGATTCGGACCTGCGCCGGCCGACACTGCACAAAATGCTGCGTGTAACCAACAACATTGGTCTTACTAATTACTTGTTGAGGCAGAACACGCTGGAGGAAGTGATTCAAACTACCAGCCAGCCTACCCTCGATTTTCTGGCGAGCGGCAAACTGCCCAGCAGTTCTCTAGGCATCCTGAGTTCCGCGCAGATGAAGGACCTCATCAGCGAGTTGAAGCAGCGCTACGATTTCGTATTCTTCGATTCACCGCCAATCATGGGTGTCAGCGATGCCTCAATTCTCGCCAGCGAAGTGGATATGACGATGCAGGTCATCCAATACCGCCGCTATCCGCAGCCGATGAATATTCGCGCCAAGCAGCTCATCGAAAAGGTGGGTGGCAACCTGGTGGGGATTGTGTTGAACAACATCAACATGTCTCAGGACGAGAGCTACTATTACTACAGCGGGTATTACCATGATTACTACTACCGCAGTGAGGACTCGGGGCAGGCAGCGCGCGCGGATGCCGGGACTGAAGACAAAGCCAAACTTGACATAAAGCAGAAGTATTAA